From a single Rhodococcus jostii RHA1 genomic region:
- a CDS encoding helix-turn-helix domain-containing protein has protein sequence MSESFAERLRHLFDTVHPKGRGPYSQAEVVEAIRAAGGNMTPGYMSQLLSGKRSSPSWTTLRDICRVFAVPMDYFNDDDVYEEIKGYIAYIQDLRDAEDQNIAARTYFPFRRPE, from the coding sequence GTGAGCGAGAGTTTCGCCGAAAGGCTGCGACATCTATTCGACACGGTCCATCCGAAGGGGCGAGGCCCCTACAGTCAAGCGGAGGTTGTCGAGGCCATCCGAGCCGCCGGCGGCAATATGACGCCGGGATACATGTCGCAGTTGCTGTCCGGCAAGCGATCTTCGCCGAGCTGGACCACGCTGCGAGACATATGTCGAGTCTTCGCAGTACCAATGGACTACTTCAATGACGACGATGTCTACGAGGAGATCAAGGGCTATATCGCCTACATCCAAGATCTCCGAGACGCCGAAGACCAGAATATTGCAGCACGAACATACTTCCCGTTCCGGCGTCCCGAATAG
- a CDS encoding peptidoglycan DD-metalloendopeptidase family protein → MTLRQRGTALLLAAAATTVVSTTACAPQPVIPHDGCEATSTDSDPGTPAGGQLRASGPITAPTRAGTTTFTSGFGPRWGTEHQGVDFAGPIGTPIYAALDGLVVRSGTATGFGHWIVIDSLVGDTPVSTVYGHMFTDGLIAREGQQVRAGDHIATIGDDGQSTGAHLHFEYWEGGRFQGGTAVDPMIKLGSTASPPGAPDGADVRLASLSSPINCAGFGTVGGGELAAGSVPAEFDPWIRKAGSICPGIRPPVLSSQLHAENQFRHGANAPTSPSGALGPAQFMPGTWATWGKDYDGDGKVDPNSIGDAVMAQGHFMCALNNQVNAALAVGTVMGDPVELSLAAYNAGFGAVQAHRGIPPYAETQNYVAKIILGQAKYTSLSSTGRLVPNGSKDGGQVVAAARQYLGTPYVWGGGSTGGPSGGGFDCSGLTSYAIFTGSGGKVTLPRTSEQQWTVGTEIPIDQAQPGDLVFGSWAGSGPGHVGIALGGGRMIHAPTTGDVVKEAPLMGGMKARRVM, encoded by the coding sequence GTGACACTTCGCCAGCGCGGGACAGCGCTGCTACTCGCGGCCGCAGCCACCACAGTCGTCAGCACGACGGCCTGCGCCCCCCAGCCGGTCATCCCCCACGATGGATGCGAGGCAACCTCCACCGATAGCGATCCGGGCACGCCCGCCGGTGGTCAGCTGCGCGCCTCCGGACCGATCACTGCACCGACGAGGGCCGGGACCACCACGTTCACCTCCGGCTTCGGGCCACGGTGGGGTACCGAACACCAGGGCGTCGACTTCGCCGGTCCCATCGGCACCCCGATCTATGCAGCCCTCGACGGCCTCGTCGTCCGTTCCGGCACCGCCACCGGATTCGGACACTGGATCGTCATCGACTCCCTCGTCGGCGACACACCGGTCTCCACCGTCTACGGACACATGTTCACCGACGGGCTAATCGCCCGCGAAGGCCAACAGGTCAGGGCCGGTGACCACATCGCCACCATCGGCGACGACGGCCAAAGCACCGGCGCCCACCTGCATTTCGAGTACTGGGAAGGCGGCCGTTTCCAAGGCGGCACCGCCGTGGACCCGATGATCAAACTGGGCAGCACGGCCTCACCTCCTGGCGCGCCGGACGGCGCGGACGTGCGGCTGGCCTCCTTGTCGTCGCCGATCAACTGCGCGGGCTTCGGGACCGTCGGCGGCGGTGAGCTGGCCGCCGGCTCGGTGCCGGCCGAATTCGATCCGTGGATCCGCAAGGCCGGCAGCATCTGCCCCGGCATTCGGCCCCCGGTCCTGTCCTCGCAGCTCCACGCCGAGAATCAGTTCAGGCACGGCGCCAACGCCCCCACCTCCCCCTCCGGTGCTCTCGGACCTGCACAGTTCATGCCCGGAACCTGGGCGACCTGGGGCAAGGACTACGACGGCGATGGCAAGGTCGACCCCAATTCGATCGGCGACGCCGTCATGGCTCAGGGGCATTTCATGTGCGCGCTCAACAACCAGGTCAACGCCGCGCTCGCGGTCGGCACCGTCATGGGAGACCCGGTCGAGCTGTCACTGGCCGCGTACAACGCAGGCTTCGGTGCGGTGCAGGCTCACCGCGGCATCCCCCCATACGCTGAGACCCAGAACTACGTCGCAAAGATCATCCTCGGCCAGGCCAAGTACACCTCCCTGAGTTCCACCGGCCGCCTGGTCCCGAACGGATCGAAAGACGGCGGCCAGGTCGTCGCGGCCGCCCGGCAGTACCTCGGCACCCCGTATGTCTGGGGTGGAGGTAGCACCGGCGGACCGTCCGGCGGGGGCTTCGATTGTTCCGGCCTGACCAGCTACGCCATCTTCACCGGCAGCGGCGGCAAGGTCACACTGCCACGCACTTCGGAGCAGCAGTGGACCGTTGGCACCGAGATTCCCATCGATCAGGCCCAACCGGGTGATCTCGTGTTCGGATCCTGGGCCGGGTCTGGGCCGGGTCACGTCGGCATCGCCCTTGGTGGCGGACGCATGATCCACGCCCCGACCACCGGCGACGTCGTGAAGGAAGCGCCGCTGATGGGCGGGATGAAAGCACGGAGGGTGATGTGA